Proteins encoded together in one Marinithermus hydrothermalis DSM 14884 window:
- the lipA gene encoding lipoyl synthase: protein MIELKVVQLEDPETHEIKRIKVVPGGVAQARPEPVDRNKPSWLRATLPTGPAYTDLKEMVQRLRLHTVCQSARCPNIGECWGHGTLTIMILGGVCTRACKFCAVDTGNPQGWVDPKEPEHVAEAIEALNQRYGIRYVVLTSVDRDDLPDGGAAHFGAVVRQLKARTPEVKVETLTPDFQGDRAAVETVIASGVDVFAHNIETVRRLTPRVRDPRATYDQSLAVLEHAKRYASARYPHVLTKSSLMLGLGETDAEIREAMRDLRAVGVDILTLGQYLRPTRHHLPVERYVTPAEFEKYREWGYEEGFLEVFSGPLVRSSYRAEKVFFEAEARHG from the coding sequence ATGATCGAGCTTAAGGTGGTCCAGCTCGAGGACCCCGAAACCCACGAGATCAAACGCATCAAGGTAGTGCCGGGCGGCGTGGCGCAGGCGCGACCCGAACCCGTGGATCGGAACAAGCCCTCCTGGTTACGGGCCACCCTACCCACCGGCCCGGCGTACACGGACCTAAAGGAGATGGTGCAGCGCCTCCGGCTGCACACCGTGTGCCAGTCGGCGCGCTGCCCTAACATCGGGGAGTGCTGGGGGCACGGCACCCTCACGATCATGATCCTGGGCGGGGTGTGCACCCGCGCCTGCAAGTTCTGCGCGGTGGACACCGGAAACCCCCAGGGTTGGGTAGACCCCAAGGAACCCGAGCACGTCGCCGAGGCGATCGAGGCCCTCAACCAGCGGTACGGGATCCGGTACGTGGTCCTCACCAGCGTGGACCGGGACGACCTGCCCGACGGGGGCGCGGCGCACTTCGGCGCGGTGGTGCGCCAGCTCAAGGCCCGCACCCCTGAGGTGAAGGTGGAGACGCTCACCCCGGACTTCCAAGGGGACCGAGCGGCCGTCGAGACGGTGATCGCGAGCGGCGTGGACGTGTTCGCGCACAACATCGAGACCGTGCGCCGCCTCACCCCGCGGGTGCGCGACCCGCGCGCCACCTACGATCAGAGCCTGGCGGTCCTCGAGCACGCGAAGCGCTACGCCAGCGCCCGCTACCCGCACGTCCTCACCAAATCCAGCCTGATGCTGGGTCTGGGCGAGACGGACGCGGAGATTCGCGAAGCGATGCGGGATCTTAGGGCCGTAGGGGTGGACATCCTCACGCTCGGCCAGTACCTAAGGCCCACCCGCCACCACCTCCCGGTGGAGCGCTACGTCACCCCCGCGGAGTTCGAGAAGTACCGCGAGTGGGGGTACGAGGAGGGGTTCCTCGAGGTCTTCAGCGGCCCGCTGGTGCGCAGCTCGTACCGGGCCGAGAAGGTGTTTTTCGAGGCGGAGGCCCGCCATGGGTAG
- a CDS encoding GspH/FimT family pseudopilin gives MKVLRGVTFLELLIVLAILGVVLVLGAANLRPDRFAVNQAARGLAAQVTRARLEAIRQNCPVGVFILTAGAGGYAVRGGVWDEDQDQCVDTVFQTVRFGEGQLASVRLDTAASTLGHFPIFFDPRGVPIGLVNGTVVLTNTGGDYNKRVVISPQGRARIQ, from the coding sequence ATGAAGGTCCTCCGCGGGGTCACGTTCCTCGAGCTGCTCATCGTCCTCGCGATACTCGGCGTGGTGTTGGTCCTGGGCGCCGCGAACCTGCGCCCCGACCGTTTCGCCGTGAACCAGGCCGCTCGAGGCCTGGCGGCACAGGTCACCCGCGCGCGCCTCGAGGCCATCCGGCAGAACTGCCCGGTCGGCGTGTTCATTCTCACCGCGGGTGCCGGGGGGTACGCGGTGCGCGGAGGGGTGTGGGACGAGGACCAGGATCAGTGCGTGGACACGGTCTTCCAAACGGTGCGTTTCGGGGAGGGGCAGCTTGCCTCCGTGCGCCTCGACACCGCGGCGAGCACCCTGGGGCACTTCCCCATCTTCTTTGACCCGCGGGGGGTGCCGATCGGCCTCGTGAACGGCACCGTCGTGCTCACGAACACCGGTGGGGACTACAACAAACGCGTCGTGATCAGTCCGCAAGGGAGGGCGCGCATTCAATGA
- a CDS encoding type IV pilus modification PilV family protein, producing MNRRGLTLLEVLVAMSILGVILAAFTVSAVSSLRHNAVSGSRTAAVQLVNYLGRRVVGGDRMVLPEVNRTVRAWEYGTLRAAFPDLPKDVAQANPDRFRAEVVSEGTPAWAAQLGLDLTQYRVRVCWRGPEEEHCTEVATLGVSPSAAGSAPPLPGIN from the coding sequence GTGAACCGTCGTGGACTGACCCTGCTCGAGGTGCTCGTCGCGATGAGTATTTTGGGGGTGATCCTCGCCGCCTTCACGGTGTCTGCGGTGAGTTCGTTGCGCCACAACGCGGTTTCTGGGAGCCGGACCGCGGCGGTGCAGCTCGTGAACTACCTGGGCCGTCGGGTGGTGGGGGGGGATCGGATGGTGCTGCCTGAGGTGAACCGAACCGTGCGCGCGTGGGAGTACGGGACGCTCCGTGCAGCGTTCCCAGACCTGCCGAAGGATGTAGCCCAGGCGAACCCCGACCGCTTCCGGGCGGAGGTTGTGAGCGAGGGAACGCCAGCTTGGGCCGCGCAGCTGGGCCTGGACCTGACGCAGTACCGGGTTCGCGTATGCTGGCGGGGGCCGGAGGAGGAGCACTGCACGGAGGTAGCGACCCTGGGCGTGAGCCCGAGCGCGGCGGGAAGCGCCCCGCCGTTACCCGGCATCAACTAG
- a CDS encoding pilus assembly PilX family protein, whose product MKQQGIALVVTLMILVVVGVLVFGASFTAMVEQWVTRNDRTATVAFYVAEAGLQEAKTRLFQSYRYALVRAVGSGNSLPSRSECSNPLAAGIDWNRDGVIEDTATYSEKLPFTYTATLPLGEAQGRYTVTIDTDPTRPRFMVVRSVGVFAGARSTVQATVELSNTGPWNYAIFSGAGAANQHLNGGATIRGGLYVVGDPNAPEKVVIDARGDFSMKNGYDLTGPGYGGVHTRVNPEMRRLDNLCATLRVQYGRVEVGGSAQYGEPTNRLLGAYVGDEEADIFGSAAGVCTNTKGVCADDRGVFDLDPNLAPRFPTFDGTRCSTDRNLTWRQCIQKEAEAQGLRIMPGNLRYPGGALLNDPGGCATFLSQSATAGAIVLDQDPVDCTYSLSGYNPAGGFRYDPTRNPPRLEVYGTLEIVGLDLKLVGRGRTIEYRAYSFAQRGKNAAIVVERDPISGAGGSILIGDSSANVSLLPDTTYATFPNQVLALLAEREVHQIRKTQPSHVMAVIYAGQRFRTQKDNVTYGTIVTNEFCTTSAGGNNCNAGQKAEVVYIPTLQNLPAAARYPESTLAASFQITSYERR is encoded by the coding sequence ATGAAGCAGCAAGGCATCGCGTTGGTGGTCACGCTCATGATCCTGGTGGTCGTGGGGGTGCTGGTGTTCGGTGCCAGCTTCACCGCCATGGTCGAGCAGTGGGTGACCCGCAACGACCGCACGGCCACCGTGGCGTTCTACGTCGCGGAGGCCGGGTTGCAGGAGGCCAAGACGCGCCTCTTTCAAAGCTACCGGTACGCGCTGGTCCGGGCCGTCGGTTCGGGGAACAGCTTGCCCTCGCGCAGCGAGTGCAGCAACCCCCTGGCGGCGGGCATTGACTGGAACCGGGACGGCGTGATCGAGGACACCGCGACGTACAGCGAGAAGCTGCCCTTCACGTACACCGCCACCCTGCCCCTCGGGGAGGCTCAGGGCCGGTACACGGTCACCATCGACACGGACCCCACCCGGCCGCGGTTTATGGTGGTGCGTTCGGTGGGGGTGTTCGCGGGCGCGCGCTCGACGGTGCAGGCCACGGTCGAGCTGTCCAACACCGGCCCCTGGAACTACGCGATCTTCAGCGGGGCGGGGGCCGCGAACCAGCACCTGAACGGCGGAGCGACGATCCGTGGCGGGCTGTACGTGGTGGGTGACCCGAACGCCCCGGAGAAGGTGGTGATCGATGCTCGTGGGGACTTCAGCATGAAGAACGGGTACGACCTGACCGGCCCCGGCTACGGCGGCGTGCACACCCGGGTGAACCCAGAGATGCGTCGGCTGGACAACCTCTGCGCCACACTACGCGTCCAGTACGGACGGGTCGAGGTCGGTGGGAGTGCGCAGTACGGCGAGCCGACGAACCGGCTCCTCGGGGCGTACGTGGGCGACGAGGAGGCGGACATCTTCGGGAGCGCCGCGGGGGTGTGCACGAACACCAAGGGCGTGTGCGCCGACGACCGCGGCGTCTTCGACCTGGACCCGAACCTCGCCCCGAGATTTCCGACCTTCGACGGCACGCGGTGCAGCACGGACCGGAACCTCACCTGGCGGCAGTGCATCCAAAAGGAAGCGGAAGCCCAAGGGCTACGGATCATGCCAGGAAATCTGCGGTACCCCGGTGGAGCGTTGCTCAACGACCCGGGAGGGTGCGCGACCTTCCTAAGTCAAAGCGCAACGGCCGGTGCGATCGTGCTGGATCAGGACCCCGTGGACTGCACCTACAGCCTCAGCGGGTATAACCCCGCGGGCGGGTTCCGTTACGACCCCACCCGAAACCCGCCGCGTCTCGAGGTCTACGGCACGCTCGAGATCGTGGGCCTCGACCTGAAGCTCGTCGGGCGCGGACGCACGATCGAGTACCGCGCCTACAGCTTCGCCCAGCGCGGGAAAAACGCCGCGATCGTCGTGGAGCGCGACCCCATCAGCGGCGCGGGCGGGTCTATCCTCATCGGTGACAGCAGCGCGAACGTGAGCCTGCTTCCGGATACGACGTACGCTACCTTCCCCAACCAGGTCCTGGCCCTTTTGGCCGAGCGCGAGGTGCACCAGATCCGGAAAACCCAACCCAGCCACGTGATGGCCGTGATCTACGCAGGCCAGCGCTTCCGCACGCAAAAGGATAACGTGACCTACGGAACGATCGTCACCAACGAGTTCTGCACCACGAGCGCCGGTGGGAACAACTGTAACGCCGGGCAAAAAGCGGAGGTGGTGTACATCCCCACCCTCCAAAACCTTCCGGCCGCCGCGCGCTACCCGGAAAGCACCTTGGCCGCCTCCTTCCAGATCACCTCCTACGAGCGCCGCTAA
- the lipB gene encoding lipoyl(octanoyl) transferase LipB: MEFRVEDLGLVPYAEAWEYQKQVHRRVVSGELEPTLLLLEHPRVITLGRKATGENLLFPEAWYRENGFDLFRVERGGDVTYHGPGQLVGYPIFPVGRRVRDLLRKIEAAIMRVAAGYGIETYPTPGYAGVWVGNEKLCAIGVAVKEGVSFHGFALNVNTRLADFSVIIPCGLADKGVTSLEKLLGRPLDMQEVKARVVEAFREVFREGIEPQAEVTWTR, encoded by the coding sequence ATGGAGTTTCGCGTCGAGGACCTGGGCCTCGTCCCGTACGCCGAAGCCTGGGAGTACCAAAAGCAGGTGCACCGGAGGGTGGTCTCGGGCGAGCTCGAGCCCACCCTTCTCCTGCTCGAGCACCCGCGCGTGATCACCCTGGGCCGTAAAGCTACGGGGGAAAACCTCTTATTCCCCGAGGCGTGGTACCGCGAAAACGGGTTTGATCTCTTCCGAGTGGAGCGCGGCGGGGACGTCACCTACCACGGGCCGGGGCAGCTCGTGGGGTACCCGATCTTCCCGGTCGGGCGGCGGGTGCGGGACCTGCTCCGCAAGATCGAGGCTGCGATCATGCGGGTGGCTGCGGGGTACGGGATCGAGACCTACCCCACGCCGGGGTACGCCGGGGTTTGGGTGGGCAACGAGAAGCTCTGCGCGATCGGCGTCGCGGTGAAGGAAGGCGTCTCGTTCCACGGGTTCGCGCTCAACGTGAACACGCGCCTCGCGGACTTCTCGGTGATCATCCCGTGCGGCCTGGCGGACAAGGGCGTGACCAGCCTTGAGAAGCTGCTCGGACGGCCGCTCGACATGCAGGAGGTTAAAGCGCGCGTCGTGGAGGCGTTCCGCGAGGTGTTTCGCGAGGGCATCGAACCCCAGGCGGAGGTCACATGGACAAGATGA
- a CDS encoding type II secretion system protein: protein MRSHGLTLLEVLIAIAIIGVAFGVLVLSQALNYRVSARARALSELKAEATRILEERAGAVLDDFLTYYDTCLSGTEPLCHGDGWRIQSEKSRGIAGEGLVRITAWATDPQGGSLYLVTRVSCYDTFASRTAVVREDPTALQPCPPVTP, encoded by the coding sequence ATGAGATCCCATGGGCTCACGCTGCTGGAGGTCCTGATCGCCATTGCCATCATCGGGGTGGCGTTCGGGGTGCTGGTCCTCTCGCAGGCCTTGAACTACCGGGTCTCGGCCCGTGCCCGCGCGCTGAGTGAGTTGAAGGCCGAGGCCACCCGGATTCTGGAGGAGCGGGCTGGGGCCGTTCTGGACGATTTCCTTACATACTACGACACCTGCTTGAGCGGAACGGAGCCCCTGTGCCACGGGGACGGGTGGCGCATTCAAAGCGAAAAGAGCCGAGGGATTGCCGGAGAGGGGTTGGTCCGGATTACCGCCTGGGCTACGGACCCTCAAGGGGGAAGCCTCTACCTGGTCACCCGCGTCTCCTGCTACGACACCTTCGCCTCGCGCACCGCGGTGGTGCGGGAGGACCCGACCGCCCTACAGCCGTGCCCGCCTGTTACCCCTTAG
- a CDS encoding NAD(P)-dependent oxidoreductase, which produces MKVGILGTGIMGRPMARNLLEAGLEVWVWNRTREKAAPLLAAGARWAETPAALARQVDVLGLVLATPEATREVFYREDGVLDGVHPGLFVVDHGTNPLAWAQEAAPLVAEAGGQYVDAPLQGSYPEAERRALVILAGGTPTGLEPLSPYFEGVGGTIVFAGELGRGVLLKLALNLITALTGAALAEASALAAAFGLGQEVFFEALEKSSLAAPFHRGKGEKLRSGDLSPQLPLKLMNKDLRLIQAEASRVRFPLFMGGNARALYTLAERMGLGEADLIAVRNVYREEA; this is translated from the coding sequence ATGAAGGTTGGCATCCTAGGTACGGGCATCATGGGGCGCCCTATGGCGCGCAACCTGCTCGAGGCCGGCTTGGAGGTGTGGGTCTGGAACCGCACCCGGGAAAAGGCCGCGCCCCTACTCGCCGCCGGTGCGCGCTGGGCCGAGACCCCCGCCGCGCTCGCCCGGCAGGTGGACGTGCTGGGCCTCGTGCTCGCGACGCCCGAAGCCACGCGGGAGGTGTTCTACCGTGAGGACGGGGTGCTCGACGGGGTGCACCCCGGGCTGTTCGTGGTGGATCACGGCACCAACCCCCTGGCCTGGGCGCAGGAGGCCGCGCCGCTCGTGGCCGAGGCCGGAGGGCAGTACGTGGACGCGCCCCTCCAAGGCAGCTACCCGGAGGCCGAACGGCGGGCGCTGGTGATCCTCGCGGGCGGAACCCCCACCGGGCTCGAGCCCCTCTCCCCGTACTTCGAGGGGGTGGGCGGTACGATCGTGTTCGCGGGGGAGTTGGGGCGCGGGGTGCTGCTCAAGCTCGCCCTGAACCTGATCACCGCGCTCACCGGCGCGGCCCTCGCGGAGGCCAGCGCGCTCGCCGCGGCGTTCGGGCTGGGGCAGGAGGTCTTCTTCGAGGCGCTTGAGAAGAGTTCCTTGGCAGCCCCGTTCCACCGGGGGAAGGGCGAGAAGCTCCGTTCGGGGGACCTCTCCCCCCAGCTGCCTCTGAAGCTCATGAACAAGGACCTTCGCCTGATCCAGGCCGAGGCCAGCCGCGTGCGGTTCCCGCTATTTATGGGGGGTAACGCCCG
- a CDS encoding PilW family protein, protein MRRAHGLTLIELLVALAIFTVVLGVAVTFFAQHAQDTARVQEKNELQDRVRLVMQLITQDLSLAGSSRYVRDGAVRYDTRYWVPCAPDTPCLRGVNDPNGKDTFEVRYHTSLRPPGKECRVVGYNFDGDTLRRADVPCSTTNTLPPPASAYMPLADGIVALEIRYVCEDGHEEDTPQGCAEFVRAALVRVTGQSAQGRYTFTLEERTPIRNLKTDQVL, encoded by the coding sequence GTGCGTCGCGCACACGGTCTCACCCTTATCGAGCTGCTGGTTGCCCTAGCCATCTTCACCGTGGTGCTCGGTGTCGCCGTGACCTTCTTCGCACAGCACGCTCAGGACACGGCGCGCGTCCAGGAGAAGAACGAACTCCAGGACCGCGTGCGCCTGGTGATGCAGCTGATCACGCAAGACCTGAGCCTGGCCGGCTCGAGCCGCTACGTGCGGGACGGTGCCGTGCGGTACGACACGCGGTACTGGGTGCCTTGCGCGCCGGACACGCCGTGCCTTCGCGGCGTGAACGACCCTAACGGTAAGGACACCTTCGAGGTCCGGTACCACACCAGCCTGCGCCCCCCGGGAAAGGAATGCCGCGTCGTGGGGTACAACTTCGACGGCGATACCCTGCGCCGGGCGGACGTGCCGTGCAGCACCACGAACACCCTGCCGCCCCCGGCGAGCGCGTACATGCCCCTCGCCGACGGTATCGTCGCCCTCGAGATCCGCTACGTTTGTGAGGACGGGCACGAGGAGGACACCCCGCAAGGATGCGCGGAGTTCGTGCGTGCAGCGCTGGTGCGGGTCACGGGCCAGTCAGCGCAGGGGCGCTACACCTTTACCCTTGAGGAGCGCACCCCCATCCGGAATCTGAAGACCGACCAGGTCCTGTAG
- a CDS encoding 2-oxoacid:acceptor oxidoreductase subunit alpha, with product MQEFTWRVGGPQGSGVETAAALFARAAGKGGWWAFGRREYHSNIMGRHSYLDVRLAAKPLGSFVDGVHLLVALDAETIVRHLGEVRQGGVLLYDPKHEATPLTRLPMLDKRLKAAIAERLGKDAPTIADVLEAHRASGVTLVPYGFEALADEIGGELGLPSLKARRTLNTIAVAASLALLRYPKDLLVAALEDQFAGKPSVFELNKAVVEGVYQRNGHAVPFGLEPIGDSGGRLYVNGNQATALGKIAGGLAFQTYYPISPATDESVFLEAHAHFDGGEVTVVQTEDEIAAVTMAIGAAMTGARAATATSGPGASLMVEGLGYAGIAEVPLVLTLYQRGSPSTGLPTRTEQGDLRFALFAGHGEYPKLVLASGDVNDCFYDAVRALNWAEEYQTVVVHLIDKYLASTTVTLPPFDLEAVRISRGKRYAPDPERGNQETPRYRFAEDGVSPFIPLGTPGGLHWITSDEHDEYGHITEDPVLRERMMEKRMKKLETAARTIPTHEKFQVFGEEAGVVVVGWGSVKGAALEALERLGGFQYVQVKLLWPFPTELEAVLAGKTVVTMEHNYSGQFADLLRQETGVRAAHRVVKYNGRPISATEATEAIQAVLKGEVQSERIVLRRGV from the coding sequence ATGCAAGAATTCACATGGCGCGTTGGGGGACCACAAGGCAGCGGAGTGGAAACCGCCGCGGCGCTCTTCGCCCGCGCCGCCGGTAAGGGCGGCTGGTGGGCCTTTGGCCGCCGCGAGTACCACTCCAACATCATGGGCCGCCACAGCTACCTGGACGTGCGCCTCGCCGCGAAACCCCTGGGATCCTTCGTGGACGGGGTGCACCTTTTGGTTGCGCTGGACGCCGAAACCATCGTGCGGCACCTGGGCGAGGTCCGCCAGGGGGGCGTGCTGCTGTACGACCCCAAGCACGAGGCCACCCCCCTCACCCGGCTCCCCATGCTCGACAAGCGCCTCAAGGCCGCGATCGCCGAACGTCTCGGGAAAGACGCCCCCACCATCGCGGACGTCCTCGAGGCGCACCGCGCCTCGGGCGTCACGCTCGTCCCGTACGGGTTCGAGGCCCTCGCGGACGAGATCGGCGGCGAGCTGGGGCTGCCGAGCCTCAAGGCGCGGCGCACGCTGAACACGATCGCGGTCGCTGCGAGCCTGGCGCTGCTCCGGTACCCGAAGGACCTCCTGGTCGCGGCCCTCGAGGACCAGTTCGCGGGTAAACCGAGCGTTTTCGAGCTCAACAAGGCCGTAGTGGAGGGAGTCTACCAACGCAATGGGCACGCCGTGCCCTTTGGCCTCGAGCCGATCGGGGATAGCGGCGGCCGCCTCTACGTGAACGGGAACCAGGCCACCGCCCTCGGCAAGATCGCGGGCGGCCTGGCCTTCCAGACCTACTACCCGATCTCCCCCGCGACCGACGAGTCGGTTTTCCTCGAGGCTCACGCGCACTTCGACGGGGGGGAGGTCACGGTCGTGCAGACCGAGGACGAGATCGCCGCGGTCACGATGGCGATCGGCGCGGCCATGACCGGCGCCCGCGCGGCCACCGCGACGAGCGGGCCGGGCGCGAGCCTGATGGTGGAGGGCTTAGGGTATGCGGGAATCGCCGAGGTGCCCCTCGTCCTCACGCTCTACCAGCGCGGCAGTCCTTCCACCGGCCTGCCCACCCGCACCGAGCAGGGCGACCTGCGCTTCGCGCTGTTCGCGGGGCACGGCGAGTACCCCAAACTCGTGCTCGCCTCGGGCGACGTGAACGACTGCTTCTACGACGCGGTGCGCGCCCTGAACTGGGCCGAGGAGTACCAGACGGTGGTGGTGCACCTCATCGACAAGTACCTCGCGAGCACCACCGTGACCCTCCCGCCCTTCGACCTCGAGGCGGTCCGGATCTCGCGCGGCAAGCGGTACGCGCCCGATCCCGAACGGGGAAACCAGGAGACGCCCCGCTACCGCTTTGCCGAGGACGGCGTCTCCCCCTTCATCCCCTTGGGCACGCCAGGCGGCCTGCACTGGATCACCTCGGACGAGCACGACGAGTACGGGCATATCACCGAGGACCCGGTGCTGCGCGAGCGCATGATGGAAAAACGCATGAAGAAGCTCGAGACCGCCGCGCGCACCATCCCCACGCACGAGAAGTTCCAGGTGTTCGGCGAGGAAGCGGGGGTCGTGGTCGTGGGGTGGGGCTCGGTCAAGGGCGCGGCCCTCGAGGCCCTCGAACGGCTGGGCGGCTTCCAGTACGTCCAGGTGAAGCTCCTCTGGCCCTTCCCCACCGAGCTCGAGGCCGTGCTCGCGGGCAAGACGGTCGTCACGATGGAGCACAACTACTCGGGGCAGTTCGCGGACTTGTTGCGCCAGGAGACCGGGGTGCGGGCCGCGCACCGCGTGGTCAAGTACAACGGCCGGCCTATCTCCGCCACCGAGGCCACCGAGGCGATCCAGGCCGTACTCAAGGGCGAGGTCCAATCGGAGCGCATCGTCTTGAGGCGCGGCGTGTGA
- a CDS encoding DUF3054 domain-containing protein — MGRTLAWGDALMIGAFAVLGLMAHGEAVSLAGILRNAAPIWLTWFLLAPFLRTYTRPGWRNLLLNWALAVPAGVWLRFMVLGRSFDLGFFIFLAVTLAVTLALLVAWRALAFRRLVRA, encoded by the coding sequence ATGGGTAGGACCCTTGCCTGGGGAGACGCCCTGATGATCGGGGCGTTCGCCGTTTTGGGGCTCATGGCGCACGGGGAGGCCGTGAGCCTCGCGGGGATCCTGCGGAACGCCGCGCCCATCTGGCTCACCTGGTTTCTCCTGGCTCCCTTCCTCCGCACCTACACCCGGCCGGGGTGGCGTAACCTTTTGCTGAACTGGGCGCTCGCGGTGCCCGCCGGGGTGTGGCTGCGCTTCATGGTGCTGGGACGGTCGTTCGACCTGGGGTTTTTCATTTTTCTAGCCGTCACGCTCGCGGTGACGCTGGCGCTGCTCGTGGCCTGGCGCGCCCTGGCGTTCCGCCGTCTCGTGCGCGCCTGA
- a CDS encoding prepilin-type N-terminal cleavage/methylation domain-containing protein, with product MRNLKQQGFTLIEFLIVATILGVALSIAAFEGWRMLRGQEQRAAVSSVQQLFWQGATAAASRGARLELVRVGRVLEVRAEADGRVLRRFELPDGVTTNLPEGRLAVFTPPGRVNLAASFPNPFTVRAGGRTYRFTVSLIGEVKAEVVP from the coding sequence ATGCGGAACCTAAAGCAGCAGGGTTTTACTCTAATCGAGTTCCTGATCGTGGCCACGATACTGGGGGTTGCCCTGAGTATCGCGGCCTTCGAAGGCTGGCGGATGCTGCGGGGGCAGGAGCAGCGCGCCGCCGTCTCTTCTGTACAGCAACTATTCTGGCAAGGCGCGACCGCCGCGGCGAGCCGCGGCGCGAGGTTGGAACTGGTGCGCGTCGGGAGGGTGCTCGAGGTCCGGGCCGAAGCGGACGGGCGGGTGCTGCGTCGCTTTGAGCTGCCGGATGGGGTGACGACGAACCTTCCGGAGGGACGCTTGGCGGTCTTCACGCCGCCCGGGCGGGTCAACCTTGCGGCGAGCTTCCCGAATCCCTTTACGGTGCGGGCGGGGGGACGCACGTACCGCTTCACCGTTTCCTTGATCGGGGAGGTCAAGGCGGAGGTGGTGCCGTGA
- a CDS encoding 2-oxoacid:ferredoxin oxidoreductase subunit beta → MIELKLSDYKAEIHSDWCPGCGDYGILNALQMALSEMKADPTNTVVFSGIGCAAKTPHYMQTYGVHTLHGRVLPIATGAKLANPDLTVVAVGGDGDGLGIGAGHFVGSGRRNVDLLYLIYDNEVYGLTKGQASPTLALGEQPKSLPHPNAQGRINPLMLALSAGYTFIARAYAYDVKHLKALIKAGIEHKGLAVIDVLQPCPTYNNLHTKEWFGPRVYKLEEEGYDPNVPADASEEERAARIAAFAAKAAEWGERIPIGIFWQEEVSTFQERIAAHQPDYFAAPPAKRRIMREDGRPVANLEAIFAELAL, encoded by the coding sequence ATGATCGAGCTGAAGCTTTCGGACTACAAGGCTGAGATCCACTCCGACTGGTGCCCGGGGTGCGGGGATTACGGGATCCTGAACGCGCTGCAGATGGCGCTGTCTGAGATGAAGGCGGACCCCACCAACACCGTGGTCTTCTCCGGGATCGGGTGCGCCGCGAAGACCCCGCACTATATGCAGACCTACGGGGTGCACACCCTGCACGGGCGCGTCCTGCCGATCGCGACCGGCGCGAAGCTCGCCAACCCCGACCTCACCGTGGTCGCGGTGGGCGGCGACGGGGACGGACTCGGGATCGGCGCGGGGCACTTCGTGGGGTCCGGCCGGCGCAACGTGGACCTGCTGTACCTCATCTACGATAACGAGGTGTACGGCCTGACCAAAGGCCAGGCCTCCCCCACCCTCGCCTTGGGCGAGCAGCCCAAGAGCCTGCCGCACCCGAACGCCCAAGGGCGGATCAACCCCCTGATGCTCGCCCTTTCCGCCGGGTACACCTTCATCGCGCGGGCCTACGCCTACGACGTCAAGCACCTCAAGGCCCTGATCAAGGCGGGGATCGAGCACAAGGGCCTCGCGGTGATCGACGTGCTCCAGCCCTGCCCCACCTACAACAACCTGCACACCAAGGAGTGGTTCGGGCCGCGGGTGTACAAGCTCGAGGAGGAAGGGTACGACCCCAACGTGCCCGCGGATGCCTCGGAGGAGGAACGCGCGGCGCGGATCGCGGCCTTCGCCGCAAAAGCCGCCGAGTGGGGCGAACGCATCCCGATCGGGATCTTCTGGCAGGAGGAGGTCTCCACCTTCCAGGAGCGCATCGCGGCGCACCAGCCGGACTACTTCGCCGCCCCGCCCGCCAAGCGGCGGATCATGCGCGAGGACGGCCGGCCCGTAGCCAACCTGGAAGCGATCTTCGCTGAACTCGCGCTCTAG